The DNA segment TATTTTAATGCCAGGATCGCCGTCATGATTTTCGTCGTGCTGGCAGGGTTCATCCGTGCCATGGCGTTTTTATGAAACAGGGCCTCTCCGCCGTCAAGGGAAAACACGGCGGCTGCCTCTGCGTCAAGAGCAGGCGATACGTCGTCCCCATCGGTGATGACAGCAAGGTCTGCCGCAAAGGGCTCCGGTGTGCGGGGCCCCTCTGCGGTAAAGTTTTCTGCCCGCTCCTCAAAAACATAGGCATCCTCAAAGGCCGGCTTTTTCTGACAGCCGGACACCAGAAGGCCTGCCGCCAGAACGAGGAGCAGGAACCGTTTTATTTGTACATTTCCCGCCATTCCAGATCTCCACGGTCGAGAGCCTTGATGAGAAGCTCTGCGGTTGCCAGGTTTGTTGCCAAAGGTACATTGTGGATATCGCAGAGGCGCACGGCCTTGTTGACATCCGGTTCATGGGATTTGGGAGACAGCGGATCTCTGAGGAACACCACGAGATCAATGTCATTGTTCTCGATCTGGGCCCCCATCTGCTGCTCCCCGC comes from the Eubacteriaceae bacterium Marseille-Q4139 genome and includes:
- a CDS encoding methylglyoxal synthase produces the protein MNVGLIAHDSKKKLMQNFCIAYKGILSKHTLYATGTTGKLIEEVTNLNIHKFLPGHLGGEQQMGAQIENNDIDLVVFLRDPLSPKSHEPDVNKAVRLCDIHNVPLATNLATAELLIKALDRGDLEWREMYK